A window of Kocuria sp. TGY1127_2 genomic DNA:
CGGACGAGATCCGCGTAGAGTTCCCGGAATTCATTCCACCAGATGTTCATGTCCATTTGGACGACGCCGTTGGGCAATCGTTCGACCTCGTGCTCAAGTGTTCGTGAGTCGAGGACCATGCCCTCGGGAGAGACCAGGACCGCCTTGGTACTGGATGTGCCGACGTCGAGACCGAAGAATGCAGATGCTGCCATGTAGTCCATATTGGTACAGATCACATGGCAGGGCCATTCGGAGGACGGTTTGTATCGCTATCCGTTGCCCTTGATCCAATCGGAATCGTAAAGATCTCGGCTTTGGCCGCTGTCTTTGGCACGGCGGCGTTCGGCATAATCCGTCTGGCGGAGAATTGCGTCGTCGTGATCCGGTGTGCTCCACAGGCCCAGCGCAATGAGGCCCGCGGACAGGCTTGCCAGGAGGAGAAACAGGAATCCCAACTCGGACCACATTACGACGTGATTGCGCACGAGAACAGCGTCGGAGCCCTCCATCCAACGAGGGACCATGTAGCTGACCACGAAGAACGCCGCGCTGAGAACAACCATGATCACGGGCGCCCAGAACCATCGGCTCATGTAGCGCGTGGGTTTGCGGCCCTCTTGATCTCGGAAGGCCGGCGCAAGACGCCAGCGCACGGACACAAGCCCCGCGATACCTACCAATAACGGGGCGATCCCCACAAACGCCCAGCGAGGATGCGCGGCCGCAACGAGCCCGAAGACCATGAGAATGCCGAGCATGCAGCTGGCGAAGGAGAGTCCACCGACCATGCGTCGGTACGCGGTTGCGCGAGCGCGGAGGCTTTGGGGCTCCCGTGGCTCAGACTGTTCGCCGGTCGGGGAAAGCATCGAGCCGGTCCACTCGGACTCAGGGATTCTGATGCCGTAGGTCGGAGCCTCGTATTCGCCTTCCGGGCCGTTTCTGGCATCTCGGGTGCTGCTCATGACCGGAAACTCCCTTCGACCGTCTGCGACATTCCGGAACGTCGTGGATATCCTGTCTTTCCATGGTAGGCCGGTTGACGATGGGTTGTAACCCGGGCGCCGGTAGCCGGCAGCGAACTCGATTTTCAGGATCGACTCAGCTCGGGTGCACCAAAATTTCAGAAGGGTTGGTTACCCTGACAAGGCAACACCCGGTGATTCGAGGAAGTGCGAGCCTCGAATCTTCCGGGTGTTGCCTCGTTAAACGGCGATCCGCGTATGCCGGGTCCGTCCTAACCTGCAGCTCCCAGCCAAGTACGCATGGACTGACGGAATTCGGGGTCTTCGAAGCTCGACGTCGCAAAGTGCGCTGGGGGAGAAGCGCTGACGTCCTCGGCGAGGACGACAACCCGGGTTCCAGCCGCAACGGCCGCCGTGGCGCCTGGACCGGAATCTTCGAATGTCAGTGCGCGGTCGCACGAGCCCTTGAGGTCTTTCACTGCCTTCACGTACATATCTGGTTCAGGTTTGCCGTGAGGTACGTCGTCACAGGAAACCCATGTTCCTAGGAAATGCTTGAACCCTGTGGTTTCCAGCTTGGCGTCGAGAATTGCTCGCGTGGAATTGGAAGCGACTCCGACGGGCAGCACCTCGGAACACTCGCGGACCAGCTCCATTGCACCCGGAATGAGATCGACTCCCTGTTCGATGCGTTGAACGTCCAAGTCGGACAGCAGTGACAGGATCTCCGATCCGCGGCCTTCGATCTCCGCCTGCGGCGCATCGTCGGGTAGCTCTTCACGGGCTAGGGCCTCGGCGATCGTCGAGGCGGGCAGGGCCGTCAGTTTGTCGGCGAGGATTTGAGGGCTGTCCAGTCCGAGGTCGTGGCTGACCCGGGCAATGGTCGCGACCCATGATTTCTCGGTGTCCATGAGGACTCCGTCGCAATCGAAAACCACGGTGGTAGGAGTCCAGTCGGCGGGAAAAGTGGAGGGGCTCAGGGGCGCAGATCGGCGAGTGAAAGTCATACCTCCATCCTTCCAGGATGGAGCCGTCCATGCGAGCAGAGGTTGTCAAGGCTAGCCGTCAGCAACCCGAGGCCGACATCTCGGCGGATATACCCTTTTCGTCACAATTACCTATGCTAATTACGCCCAGGCCATAGTATGATGAGGCTTGCCTTAGATCATCGGCGAATTGGTGCCTGACTTGGCATCCTCATCAATACTTGAACCCTCGCGGTTCGGACCCATTTGGGGGCGACTCGGGCCCCAGCTTCATAGGAGATAAAACACATTATGGTTTCCATTTCTCGTGGCACCTTCCTGAAGGCGGCTGCCGCTTCGGCTGCCGCGCTCGCTCTTGCTGGTTGCTCGACGGGTTCCAACGACAACAAGGATTCTTCGTCCTCCGGCGGGTCGTCCTCGGCCGATGCCGACGCCTTCCCGGTAACCCTTGAGTCGTCGTTCGGTGAAACCACAATCGAATCCGAGCCCAAGAAAATTGTCGGCCTTGGCTGGATCAATGCCGAGATCGTGCTCGCCTTGGGTGTAGTGCCGATCGGTTCGGGTTACGTGGGTTGGGGCGAGAACGACAACCACTCGACCGACTGGTTCGACGACAAGGTCAAGGAGCTCGGCGGCGAGTTGCCCACTCGCTTCTCGGAAACCGATGGGACCAATTTCGAAGAGATCGCCAAGCTCTCGCCGGACCTCATCGTGTCCGCGGTCGGCAGCATGGACCAGGAGACTTTCGACAAGCTCAAGGAAATCGCTCCCGTGGTTGTCTACAACAAGGACCACAAGGACGGCTGGATGGTCCCGTGGCAGGACTCGACCCGCACCATCGGGAAAGCGCTGGGGCGAAGCTCCGCCGCCGAAGACGTGGTCAAGAAGGTCGAATCCAAGTTGAGCGATGAGGCCGGCAAGTACGGACAGCTCAAGGATGCGACCTTCGTAGCGTCCAATCTTTCCGTGTCCGAGGCGCAGCCTACGATCAGCGTCTACACGGAAGGCGATGGTCGCGTGAACTTCCTGCAGACCCTCGGTATGAAGATGTCCGATGCCGCCAAGTCCGTCAAGGCGGAGACTTTCTACGGCACCTGGTCCAACGAGCGTGCATCCGAGTTGAGCTCGGACATGCTGTACTCGTGGGTCGATTCGGCCGAAAGCATTGAAAAAATCAAATCCAATGATGTCCTCAAGCAAATTCCCGCAGTAGCCAAGGACGCTGCTGTTCTGGATTACGACAAGAAGCAGGGCCTCGGTATGGGCAATACCCCGTTGGGTATCGAATGGCTCCTGGACGAGACCGATTTCGTCAAGCAGATCGCCGACGCCGTGACGAACGGCAAGAAGTAGTTCGAATCGTTGATGTCCACAGCAGTCGAATCCCTTCGACACAGTACGCCGGCCAAAGAGCGGTCCCGCAGGGGCGCGGTCCTGGTCGGCGTACTCGCCCTTTTTCTCATAGCAGTCCTGGGATCCCTGTTCATCGGCTCAAAACCCGTCAATCCGGTCTCCGCACTTGACGCTCTCCTGGATCCCAGCTCGGGATCCCCGGAATCCGTCATCATGTCCGGTCGTCTCAGCCGGACAGTCATCGGAGTCGTGATCGGAGCCGTCCTCGCGACCGCCGGCGCCGCGATGCAGGGCGTCACCCGCAACCCACTGGGCGATCCGGCGATTCTCGGTATCAATTCCGGGGCTACATGCTTCGTCGTTCTCGGAATCGCCCTCGTGGGTGCTTCGGGTGCCGCGGCCTATGCGGTGTGGGCGCTGGTCGGTGCCGCTTTTGCGGCAGTACTGGTGTATGCCATCGCAAGCATAGGTCGGGAAGGGGCGACGCCGATCAAGCTGGCCCTGGTGGGTGCGGCCTTCAGTGCGGGCGCGTTGTCGGTGACGAACGCCTTGATTCTGCAAGGACAGGAAACCCTGGACGAATTCCGGCACTGGCAGATCGGCTCCCTCTCCCGGGCGACCTACGGCGATCTACTGACGGTTCTGCCCTTGATCGCGCTCGGGCTCGTGCTGACCGTGGGCCTTGCATCCTCGATCAATAACTTTGCTTTGGGCGACGACATGGCGAAGTCCTTGGGCGAGAAAGTCGCCCTCAAAAGATTCGTCATCTTCGTGGGAATCACTGCCTTGTGCGGAAGTGCGGTTGCCCTCGCCGGGCCCATCGCGTTCCTCGGTCTGATGATTCCGCATGCTCTGCGTGCGGTGATCGGCCCCGATTACCGGTGGATCATGCCCTTGAGCTTATTCGCAGGTCCCGTCGTCCTCCTGTGGGCCGACGTCGTCGGGCGAGTCCTCCTGCCGCCCACGGAAATCGAAGTCGGCGTGACCATGGCGATCGTCGGGGTCCCGATATTCATCTACCTCATCCGTTCACGGAAGGCGGTCAACCTATGAGCGTTACCGTCAAAGACCGGACCGAGAAGAAGCCAGAAGGCACCCTGGCCTACGATGTGTCTGCGATGCGACGCCGCAGAGCCGCGCGACCGGTCGTGGCCGTCGTCGCTCTCGCCGTGGCCCTGCTGGGTGCCATCGCGGTCCGGGTCCTCCTCGGTACCTATACGGTCACAATTCCTGACTTCTTCTCGATTCTTTCCGGCAAGACCATTCCGGGTGCGGCCGGTGCAAAGTTCATCGTTCTGCAAGACAAGCTTCCCCATGCGATTCTGGGGGCCTTCGCGGGGCTCGCCTTCGGCTCCGCCGGAGCAATCTTCCAACTGCTCCTCCGCAACCCTCTGGCCAGCCCGGACATTATCGGCGTGAATTCTTCCGCGAGTCTCGGGGCCATAGTCGCGGTTTCCTTGTTCGGCGCGGCCGGAACCGGGATGGCCGTAGGCGGTCTGATCGGCGCCGTGGTGTGCGTGGTCGTAATCTTCAGCCTGTCCATCGGGCGTGAAGGGATGGTCGGCAACCGTTTCATCCTGATCGGCCTCGGCATATCAGTCCTCGCGGTGGCTCTGGCCAATTACCTGCTGTCTCGCGTGAACATCTACAAAGCTGCAGATGCCGCAATCTGGCTGACCGGCTCGCTCGGGTCCGCTAATTGGCAGCGAATCTCGATGCTTGGCGTCGTCCTGGTGATCGTCCTGCCCCTGATCGCAATTTTCTCCAAGAACCTTCACTCTCTGGAGGTGGGAGACGAACTGGCTTCGGGGCTCGGTGTTCCCGTGACCGTGACCCGGTGGCTCTACGTGGCTCTGGCCGTTGCGTTGGTGGCCTTCGCGGTCGCCATGACGGGGCCGATCACCTTCGTCGCATTCGTCTCCGGGCCGATTGCCCGCAAATGCGTGGGCGGCAGACACTCCGTGACTGCTTCCGCGCTCATCGGCGCGACCATCGTTGTCCTGGCCGACTTCGTCGCCGCAAATCTGATTCCGGGCGGTCGGCTCCCCGTCGGTGTCGTGACCGGCATCGTGGGTGCGCCCATTCTGCTGTGGCTGGTCGCCGCAGCCCAGAAAGAGAGGTCCTGATCCTTATGACCAAAGTCCGAACTTCTTCCTCATCCCAACAGCTGCGTCTGTGCGCAGAATCGCTGACTCTCAATTACGGTGGCCGCAACATCGTTGAGAACCTGGACTTCCAGGTCCCTGCCGGTCAGGTCACCGCGATCATTGGACCCAACGGATGCGGCAAGTCCACGCTGTTGCGCGGGTTCTCTCGTTTGCTCAAGCCTGCCGGCGGTCGAGTTCACCTCGACTCCAAAGACCTGTCCAAGTACGGTTCGCGAGACTTCGCACGCCGCGTGGGGCTGCTCCCGCAGCATCCGGTGGCGCCGGACGGAATCACGGTCGCCGACCTTGTGTCCCGAGGAAGATATCCCTATCAGGGCATGTTTTCCAAAGCATCCCGAGAGGACGACGCCGCAGTCGCGTGGGCGTTGGAAGCGACGCATACCGATCAGCTCGCCGAGATTCCCGTGGCGGAGCTCTCGGGCGGGCAACGTCAACGCGTGTGGATTGCGATGGCTCTGGCCCAGGAAACCGATGTCCTCCTCCTCGACGAGCCGACCACGTACCTCGACCTCGCTCACCAGGTGGACCTGGTTGACCTCGTCGTGGACCTCAATCGCGCGAGGGGAACCACGATGGTTCTGGTCCTTCACGAGCTGAACTTGGCAGCGCGTTGTGCAGACCACCTTGTGGCCATGAAGAACGGCGAGATCAAGATGTCGGGTCGGCCGGCTGAGGTCTTGACTCGAGAAAATTTGGCCGATGTCTTCGGCCTCGATGCAGTCGTTAGCCCGGATGAGGGTGGGTCACCCGTCGTCGTACCGACCCCCAGAAAGGAACTGGTATGAGCAACATCCCCATGGAACTCTTCGAAGCCGAGGTCACGGGGACGGAACGCCTGAGCCGTGACTTCGTACGAATCCGGCTCGCATCCGAACAGCTGACCAGGTTGGCTGCCCCGGCGGGAGACGGGAGCGGTCAGGTCCTCGATTCCTATCTGAAGCTCTTCATTCCGCATCCTGAGCTCTCGGGCCCCGTGCGCTTGGATCTCAACGACACCTGGCGGAAGGACTGGTTCGCCGCGGATCCCAAGGAACGCGGCGGTTGGATCCGTACCTACACCCTTCGGGATTCCCGGACCTGGACATCTCCTGCTGGAAGCCAGGGAGTCGAAATCGATGTCGATTTCGTCCTGCATCCTGCGGAGGGAAAATCCGAAGACAGTGACCAGCCGTCCGAGATGGGGCCCGGCGCGACCTGGGCTTCCCGGGCGAAGGTCGGCGACAGTTTGAGCTTTATCGGCCCGTCCCGTGAAGGGCAGCTCTGGTCGATGTGGAAGCCCGAGCAGGCCGATACGGTCATCGTTTGCGCCGACGAAACTGCTGTTCCCGCCGCTATGTCGGTCCTGCGCACCTTGCCGCAGGGGGCTCATGCCCGATTCCTGTTGGAGGTCCCCGAGGGCAACGCTGAACTGGACCGCCATGCACAGCCGTTGATCGAGGAAGCCCGTCGGCACGGCGACGTCGAACTCCACTGGCTCGAACGCCGAGAAGGCATGGTCCGAGGCAAACTCACACTTCAGGCATTGCGCGAGGCGCTGGGCATCGAACCGCACGAGGATGACGCGGACAGCCCTCTCGGGGTCAAAGTTGCCGCGGATGAAATCGTGTGGAAGACCACTGAGGACCCGGGCAGCACGTACGTTTACCTGGCGGGTGAGGCCTCCGTGGTTCGTGCAGCGCGCCGAGTGTGTGTTAACGAAGCCAATATCGAGAAGTCGAGCATTTCCTTTATGGGCTACTGGAAAGCAGGCCACGCGGAGTCCTAGGTCCATGCCCGGCTTTTTTGCCCGGGCGTGTTGCGGTGCGCTGTGGGCGGGCATAACGTCGTGGGTGTGGGTGCTTCGCATGGGGGAGAATTGCCTGTGATCCATGGAAGCACACGTTGGTTTGGAGAGTTATGTCCACAGTCGCCGATGCGGAATCGGAAGATCGCGCAGAGCGGGAGCCCATCCGATTTGTGGCCCTCGGGGATTCCTTCACGGAAGGAGTGGGGGACGACGACCCCACGCGCCCGAATGGAGTCCGCGGGTGGGCCGACCGTGTTGCGGAGCAGCTGACGCTCCGTTTCCCTCGGACGACGTACGCGAATTTGGCGATTCGCGGCCGAACCATGGGGCCGATTCTTGATGAGCAGATCGAGGCGGCATTGGCTCTGGAGCCGACGCTCGTAAGCATTTACGGCGGCGGAAACGACATTCTGCGGCCCAACGTGGACGTGGACGAGCTGATGGTCGGCTATGAGGATGCGATCTCGCGTCTGCGGTCGAGCGGGGCTCACGTTCTGACCTTTACCGGATTCGATGCGAAGAATTTCTACGGTGTCTTCAAGGGAACCCGGGGTCGCGCGGCGATCTACAACGAACTCCTGCGGGAAATCGTTGATCGTCACGGAGTGATCTTGGTCGATTTCTGGCGCATGAGCAAAGAATTCTCGGATGCTCGCTACTGGGCACCGGACCGTTTGCATATGAATACCCGGGGCCACCGAAAGCTTGCGGGCAAGGTCCTTGAAGCGCTGGACGTGACCCCGGCGGTGGATCTCGGTTTGGAGCCTCTGCCGCAAATGCGTCGTGTTTCACGCGTGCAAACGACCCGTGCCAATGTCGATTGGGTGCGCGAATTCGCGTTGCCGTGGGTCGGGCGTAGACTGAGAGGGACCTCATCAGGCGATTTACTGTCACCGAAATACCCCGAGCTTCAAAGTATGACGGTGACGGAGCCTAGGGTTGATGAGGCGGCCGAATCCGGTGATTAAGACCATGTTCTGCCCTGGGCAGGTTGCGCTTGGTACGGCTATTCCATAGTATTTAACGCTGTCGTAGTGGTGAGTCCACCTCTCGGCACCGAAGAAAGCTTCACCGTTATCCCGCGGCGGGGGCAGGACCTGAAAATCTCACGCAGGCGCCTGTTCCACACTCTGGCCCGGCGAATAACCCGGTGCTCTAAGTAGGTGACGGAGCGCTCGGAAGGCCCGCATTCGTGTAGGCAACAACTGCGCACCGTCATTTTGTCAACATTTGGAGGAGAAACTATGGCAGCCGTCTGCCAGGTGACCGGAGCTGTTCCCGGCTTTGGACACAGCATTTCGCACTCGCACCGCCGCACCAAGCGCCGGTTCGATCCGAACATTCAGAAGAAGCGCTACTGGGTCCCGTCCCTTCGCCGCAATGTCACGCTGAACGTGTCCGCCAAGGGCATCAAGGTTATTGACAGCCGCGGTATCGACGCGGTCGTAGCCGACATCCTTGCACGCGGGGAGAAGATTTAAGCATGGCATCGAATACCAAGGACGTTCGTCCGATCATCAAGCTGAAGTCCACTGCCGGCACCGGTTACACCTACGTAACCCGCAAGAACCGCCGCAATAACCCGGACCGCCTGGTCATGAAGAAGTACGACCCGGTTGTCCGCAAGCACGTTGATTTCCGAGAGGAGCGCTAAGAGCAATGGCCAAGAAGTCCAAGATCGCTCGTAACGAGCAGCGCAAGGTCATCGTTGAGCGCTACGCGGAGAAGCGTGCTGCCCTCAAGAAGACCCTTGTAGATGAGAACGCATCCCCGGAGGAGCGCGAAGAGGCCCGGTTGGGCTTGCAGAAGCTTCCCCGCAATGCTTCTCCTATCCGTATCCGTAACCGCGACCAGATCGACGGTCGTCCGCGCGGTACCTTCCAGAAGTTTGGGATTTCCCGTGTTCGCTTCCGCCAAATGGCGCACCGAGGCGAATTGCCGGGAATTACCAAGTCAAGCTGGTAATTTTTCGGTTGTAGGCCGGTATAGTCGGCTTGAGCCAAGAAAATTCAAGTCTCAGGAGGGACACAGATATGGCTAAGAACCGTAGCGAACTCGTTTCAGAGGTTGCCGAGAAGTCGGGCATGAGTCAGGCCGCCGTCAATGGCGTTCTGGATGCTGTCTTCCAGGTTTTCGAATCCTCGGTTTCCAAGGGCGAGAAGATCACCATCCCCGGCTGGTTGTCGGTGGAGCGCACCGATCGTGCAGCACGCACCGGTCGTAACCCGCAGACCGGCGAGGCCATCAAGATCCCCGCTGGTCATGGCGTCAAGTTGAGCGCTGGTTCCAAGCTCAAAGCAGCTGTTGCCAAGAAGTAGTCATCCGACTGCAGACGCTTGAAAGCCCCGCGTTCCTCTTCAGGAACGCGGGGCTTTCTTTGTGCCCAGTGGACGCCGTGTGATCCTACGTACTAGGGGATCGCCCAGGGCGAAACCATTGGTAGACTGAGTGCGTCTTTCAGGCTGATCGCTGTCATGTCGAGGAACTCAGGGGGTGGACCGTCGTGACTCTCCGTGCCACGCCGACCCGTTTGTCCCGCCTCGTTCGTGGCTGGAGTTTGGCGAGTATCGCGACCTTCGCCGGCGTCATTTCCCACGTCCTGGCCATGGGGCATGTCCCACCGCCGGCCCTCGTGGCCGTTTGCTGGGCACTGTCCGGGCTTGTCTGCGTGCTGGTTTCCGGCATCAGATGGTCGGTTTTCTCAACCGCTTTGAGCGTTATTTGCTCCCAGGGGATTCTTCACTGGCTCTTCGCACAGACAGGCCATGGTGTCGTCATGACGCAGGCCAACGGCGAGCCCATGGTTGGTCATGCCGCCCATATGTCCCACGGAAGCGGTTCTCTGACCGCGTCCGTCAGCGGGCAATCAACTGACCTTTCGATCGGCATGGTCATGATGCACCTTGCGGCAGCATTGCTGACTTACCTCGCTATTCGCCGCGGGGACGCCGCTTTGGCCGCGCTGTCGTTGGCCGTTCGGATCGGGCTTGAGCGAGTTTCTCCCCTCCTGCCCAAACCCGTCGCGGTAGTTCCTGCGTTCCGCCCGTTGCCAGTGGCCGGTATGGTTCGGGTTCTGGTGAACATGGCCTATCCCGGCCCCGTCGCGCTCCGGGGGCCTCCCGTACCTTTCGTCTCCGCATAAATCCAATGACTCCGGGTCAGTCGCCTGGGCCTTCGCCCATGCCACACCCGGAGAATTCAGCGACGAAAGAGAGTACAGGCATGGCCCTGACAATGACAAGAACTAAAAACCTTGAAAACTCGACGATGCGACGTCGCATCGCAGCCGTGCCAGCGACAATTGCGCTGGTGATCGTGGCACTTTTCATGAGCGGTACGGCGGCTCAAGCGCACGACCAACTCGTGCAGACGGATCCGGCTCAGGACGACAAAGTCAGCGCTGCCCCTGACCACGTCACATTGACCTTCTCCGGAAACATCACCAAAGTTCACAACGGCAACAAGGTCATCGTGACGGACTCCGAGGGCAATACCGTGAGCACCGGTGATGCAACCGTCGAGGGCAAAGAAGTGACCCAGAAGGTCTCCTCGGATGCCAAGGACGAAACCTACAAAGTAGCTTGGCGGGTTGTTTCCGAAGACGGCCACCCGATCGAAGGGGCTTTCAACTTCACCGTGGGCCAGGGCGGTTCAGGGGACCAGGCATCGGCAACCAATGAAGCCTCAGCCGCTCCGAGCGATGATTCCTCTTCCGCCGGTGCGAATGACTCGGACGAGAAGGAGCAGGGTTCAGGTCTGCCCGTATGGGTGAGCGCCGTCATCGGTGCTGTCATCGCTCTAGCGGTTCTGGCCGTCGTTGTGCTGCTCATCGCGCGGGTTCGCGCCAAGAAGAACGACGAAAGGCGCTGACGGCGGTGACTAACATGAAAAAAACTCGTTTTGTTCTTGTCCCCGCCGCCCTCGCTGTGAGTACTCTTCTTGCGTTGACCGGTTGCGGTGGGTCCCAGGAAGCAAGTCATGACAGCTCTTCCAAGGCCTCGGCTTCCTCCGGAGCGAATTCCTCGGACTCAGGCCTTGCCGTCAAGGACCCGTGGGCCAAAGCGGCAGATTCGGGCATGACTGCAGTATTCGGAACGCTGACCAACACATCGGATCACGAGGTCAAAGTGACCCAGGCGGAAACTCAGGCCTCTGACATGGCGCAGTTGCACGAGACAGTGACCGACAGCAAAACCGGCGCTTCGTCAATGCAAGAGAAAAAGGACGGATTCACGATCAAACCTGGTGAATCGCTTGACCTCAAGCCGGGCGGAAACCACATTATGCTGATGGACTTGAAGTGCTCGATGTTGGCCGGTGACAGCCTCAAGGTCACACTGAAGACCTCGGACGACAAGTCCCTTGTTGTCGACGCGCCGATCCGGGACTACTCGGGGGCCAAGGAGAACTACGATCCGTCCGAAGAATCCGGTTCGTCTTCGGAACAGACCTCCGATCACGACATGAGCGATCATTCTGGACACGACATGAACGATCACTCCGGTCACGACATGTCGTCCATGAGCCCGAGCTCGAGCAAGCTTCCCAGCTGCTCGTCGTAAGGGAGCGACCCCATGTCCGACAAACAGGAAACTCCGGCGCCACGGCGTTCGCTGTGGAGCCGTAGACATCTGCTCGTCGGAGGGGCCACTGCCTCCGTAGGTGCCGCCGCGGGAGCGAGCGTCGAGCTCGCTCGCCGCGGCGGCCACCGCGGCTCGTCGACGCCCTCGGGCGAAGACAATGGGGGAAATCCCCAAGCCGTGAATGGGGGCACATCGCTCGCTTCGTCAACAGTTGGTTTCTACGGAAAGCGGCAGGCCGGAGTCGCGACTCCGGCGCCGGCCTATGGTCACTTCATCGGGCTTCGTTTACGCCCGGGCGTGGCTTCGGCCGACGTTCGCCGTATGCTTCGCATCGTGAGCGACGACGCTGCGTCGCTGACATCCGGGAAAGGCCCGATCAATGATCAGGAACCCGAGCTCGCTGAAATAGCCGCCAATCTCACTATCACCATTGGTTTCGGGCAGAAGATCTTTGACCTGGTCGATCCGAAGTCCAAACCGTCTTGGCTCAAACCTCTTCCGGCTTTTGAACAGATCGATCGACTCGGCGACGAGTACGGCGAGTCCGATCTCCTGCTGCAAATCTGTTGCGATGACAAAATGACATTGGCCCACGCACAGCGCATGCTCCTCAAGGACACGCGCAGTTTCGGCAGCGTGCACTGGATACAGGAGGGTTTTCGTAACGCAGCGGGCTCTTTGAAAAAAGGGACGACAATGCGGAACCTGTTCGGCCAGGTCGATGGAACGATCAATCCGAGTACGGACGACTCCAGCATGGACGACATCGTCTACGGAAAGGCTGACGGGCTCGAA
This region includes:
- a CDS encoding ABC transporter substrate-binding protein; this encodes MVSISRGTFLKAAAASAAALALAGCSTGSNDNKDSSSSGGSSSADADAFPVTLESSFGETTIESEPKKIVGLGWINAEIVLALGVVPIGSGYVGWGENDNHSTDWFDDKVKELGGELPTRFSETDGTNFEEIAKLSPDLIVSAVGSMDQETFDKLKEIAPVVVYNKDHKDGWMVPWQDSTRTIGKALGRSSAAEDVVKKVESKLSDEAGKYGQLKDATFVASNLSVSEAQPTISVYTEGDGRVNFLQTLGMKMSDAAKSVKAETFYGTWSNERASELSSDMLYSWVDSAESIEKIKSNDVLKQIPAVAKDAAVLDYDKKQGLGMGNTPLGIEWLLDETDFVKQIADAVTNGKK
- a CDS encoding HU family DNA-binding protein; this encodes MAKNRSELVSEVAEKSGMSQAAVNGVLDAVFQVFESSVSKGEKITIPGWLSVERTDRAARTGRNPQTGEAIKIPAGHGVKLSAGSKLKAAVAKK
- a CDS encoding iron ABC transporter permease, which codes for MSTAVESLRHSTPAKERSRRGAVLVGVLALFLIAVLGSLFIGSKPVNPVSALDALLDPSSGSPESVIMSGRLSRTVIGVVIGAVLATAGAAMQGVTRNPLGDPAILGINSGATCFVVLGIALVGASGAAAYAVWALVGAAFAAVLVYAIASIGREGATPIKLALVGAAFSAGALSVTNALILQGQETLDEFRHWQIGSLSRATYGDLLTVLPLIALGLVLTVGLASSINNFALGDDMAKSLGEKVALKRFVIFVGITALCGSAVALAGPIAFLGLMIPHALRAVIGPDYRWIMPLSLFAGPVVLLWADVVGRVLLPPTEIEVGVTMAIVGVPIFIYLIRSRKAVNL
- a CDS encoding iron chelate uptake ABC transporter family permease subunit gives rise to the protein MSVTVKDRTEKKPEGTLAYDVSAMRRRRAARPVVAVVALAVALLGAIAVRVLLGTYTVTIPDFFSILSGKTIPGAAGAKFIVLQDKLPHAILGAFAGLAFGSAGAIFQLLLRNPLASPDIIGVNSSASLGAIVAVSLFGAAGTGMAVGGLIGAVVCVVVIFSLSIGREGMVGNRFILIGLGISVLAVALANYLLSRVNIYKAADAAIWLTGSLGSANWQRISMLGVVLVIVLPLIAIFSKNLHSLEVGDELASGLGVPVTVTRWLYVALAVALVAFAVAMTGPITFVAFVSGPIARKCVGGRHSVTASALIGATIVVLADFVAANLIPGGRLPVGVVTGIVGAPILLWLVAAAQKERS
- a CDS encoding HAD family phosphatase → MTFTRRSAPLSPSTFPADWTPTTVVFDCDGVLMDTEKSWVATIARVSHDLGLDSPQILADKLTALPASTIAEALAREELPDDAPQAEIEGRGSEILSLLSDLDVQRIEQGVDLIPGAMELVRECSEVLPVGVASNSTRAILDAKLETTGFKHFLGTWVSCDDVPHGKPEPDMYVKAVKDLKGSCDRALTFEDSGPGATAAVAAGTRVVVLAEDVSASPPAHFATSSFEDPEFRQSMRTWLGAAG
- a CDS encoding siderophore-interacting protein, with the translated sequence MSNIPMELFEAEVTGTERLSRDFVRIRLASEQLTRLAAPAGDGSGQVLDSYLKLFIPHPELSGPVRLDLNDTWRKDWFAADPKERGGWIRTYTLRDSRTWTSPAGSQGVEIDVDFVLHPAEGKSEDSDQPSEMGPGATWASRAKVGDSLSFIGPSREGQLWSMWKPEQADTVIVCADETAVPAAMSVLRTLPQGAHARFLLEVPEGNAELDRHAQPLIEEARRHGDVELHWLERREGMVRGKLTLQALREALGIEPHEDDADSPLGVKVAADEIVWKTTEDPGSTYVYLAGEASVVRAARRVCVNEANIEKSSISFMGYWKAGHAES
- a CDS encoding SGNH/GDSL hydrolase family protein; this translates as MSTVADAESEDRAEREPIRFVALGDSFTEGVGDDDPTRPNGVRGWADRVAEQLTLRFPRTTYANLAIRGRTMGPILDEQIEAALALEPTLVSIYGGGNDILRPNVDVDELMVGYEDAISRLRSSGAHVLTFTGFDAKNFYGVFKGTRGRAAIYNELLREIVDRHGVILVDFWRMSKEFSDARYWAPDRLHMNTRGHRKLAGKVLEALDVTPAVDLGLEPLPQMRRVSRVQTTRANVDWVREFALPWVGRRLRGTSSGDLLSPKYPELQSMTVTEPRVDEAAESGD
- the rpmG gene encoding 50S ribosomal protein L33, coding for MASNTKDVRPIIKLKSTAGTGYTYVTRKNRRNNPDRLVMKKYDPVVRKHVDFREER
- the rpsN gene encoding 30S ribosomal protein S14, with amino-acid sequence MAKKSKIARNEQRKVIVERYAEKRAALKKTLVDENASPEEREEARLGLQKLPRNASPIRIRNRDQIDGRPRGTFQKFGISRVRFRQMAHRGELPGITKSSW
- a CDS encoding ABC transporter ATP-binding protein, with translation MTKVRTSSSSQQLRLCAESLTLNYGGRNIVENLDFQVPAGQVTAIIGPNGCGKSTLLRGFSRLLKPAGGRVHLDSKDLSKYGSRDFARRVGLLPQHPVAPDGITVADLVSRGRYPYQGMFSKASREDDAAVAWALEATHTDQLAEIPVAELSGGQRQRVWIAMALAQETDVLLLDEPTTYLDLAHQVDLVDLVVDLNRARGTTMVLVLHELNLAARCADHLVAMKNGEIKMSGRPAEVLTRENLADVFGLDAVVSPDEGGSPVVVPTPRKELV
- the rpmB gene encoding 50S ribosomal protein L28, translated to MAAVCQVTGAVPGFGHSISHSHRRTKRRFDPNIQKKRYWVPSLRRNVTLNVSAKGIKVIDSRGIDAVVADILARGEKI